Proteins co-encoded in one Inmirania thermothiophila genomic window:
- the alr gene encoding alanine racemase — MSRGARITVDLAAVRHNLARARAAAGPARVLAVVKADAYGHGAVAVARALAGLADGFAVAVVEEAVALREAGLGGPILVLEGFADGEDLEAAARLDLWLALHDAGQVVRLARAALPRPVGVWLKVDTGMHRLGVAPQEAAALWRRLAGLAQVAGVPVLMTHLACADDPADPATARQLACFAEATAGLEAPRSIANSAGLLGFAAARGDWVRPGIMLYGVSPFTDADPARWGLRPAMTLESRLLAVRDHAAGEPVGYGGTWRARRPTRLGVVAIGYGDGYPRHAPNGTPVWVAGRRVPLVGRVSMDMLTVDLTEHPAARPGDRVVLWGPELPVDEVAACAGTIGYELLCRVTGRPPRRWVDEDAGSGS; from the coding sequence ATGAGCCGCGGCGCCCGGATCACCGTCGATCTCGCCGCCGTCCGGCACAACCTCGCGCGCGCCCGCGCCGCCGCGGGCCCGGCGCGGGTGCTCGCGGTGGTCAAGGCCGACGCCTACGGCCACGGCGCGGTGGCGGTGGCGCGCGCCCTCGCGGGACTGGCCGACGGCTTCGCGGTGGCGGTGGTGGAGGAGGCGGTGGCGCTGCGCGAGGCCGGCCTCGGGGGCCCGATCCTGGTGCTGGAGGGCTTCGCCGACGGCGAGGACCTGGAGGCCGCCGCCCGCCTCGACCTCTGGCTCGCCCTGCACGACGCCGGGCAGGTGGTGCGGCTCGCGCGGGCGGCGCTGCCGCGCCCGGTGGGGGTGTGGCTGAAGGTGGACACCGGCATGCACCGCCTCGGGGTGGCGCCGCAGGAGGCGGCGGCCCTGTGGCGGCGGCTCGCGGGGCTCGCGCAGGTGGCGGGCGTCCCGGTGCTGATGACCCATCTCGCCTGCGCCGACGATCCCGCGGATCCGGCCACGGCGCGGCAGCTCGCGTGCTTCGCCGAGGCCACCGCCGGCCTCGAGGCCCCGCGCAGCATCGCCAACTCGGCGGGGCTGCTCGGCTTTGCCGCCGCCCGCGGCGACTGGGTGCGCCCGGGGATCATGCTCTACGGCGTTTCGCCCTTCACCGACGCCGATCCCGCGCGCTGGGGGCTGCGCCCGGCCATGACCCTGGAGAGCCGGCTGCTGGCGGTGCGCGACCACGCCGCCGGCGAGCCCGTGGGCTACGGCGGGACCTGGCGGGCGCGGCGCCCGACGCGGCTCGGGGTGGTGGCCATCGGCTACGGCGACGGCTATCCGCGCCACGCCCCCAACGGCACACCGGTGTGGGTGGCGGGCCGGCGGGTGCCGCTGGTGGGCCGGGTCTCCATGGACATGCTCACCGTGGACCTCACCGAGCATCCGGCGGCGCGGCCGGGCGACCGGGTGGTGCTGTGGGGACCGGAACTGCCGGTGGACGAGGTCGCGGCGTGCGCCGGCACCATCGGCTACGAGCTTCTGTGCCGCGTCACCGGGCGGCCGCCGCGCCGCTGGGTGGACGAGGACGCGGGGTCGGGGTCGTAA
- the radA gene encoding DNA repair protein RadA codes for MARARTVYRCTACGAEHPKWSGRCGECGEWNTLAEEAASAPRRGGGYSGLADGAVLDLARVAPQEAPRIPTGIDELDRALGGGLVRGSVVLIGGDPGIGKSTLLLQACAALAAGTPTLYVTGEESPAQVALRAQRLGLAPAGLRLLAETRLEAILEAARRERAGVLVVDSIQTVHTEALQSAPGSVGQVRECAAELVRLAKGAGCAVFLVGHVTKEGQLAGPRVLEHMVDTVLYFEGDAGGRLRVVRAVKNRFGAVNELGVFAMTDRGLRPVGNPSAIFLSRPEHAAPGSVVTVTREGTRPLLLEVQALVEEAHGGPARRLAVGVDPNRINLLLAVLHRHGGIPLYDRDVFVNVVGGVRVAETAADLAVVAAAVSSLRDRALPRDLVVFGEVGLAGEIRPVPGGPERLREAAKHGFRRAVVPKGNAPRGGIEGLAVAAVTRLAEALERLD; via the coding sequence GTGGCGCGGGCGCGCACCGTCTACCGCTGCACCGCCTGCGGCGCCGAGCACCCCAAGTGGAGCGGGCGCTGCGGGGAGTGCGGGGAATGGAACACCCTGGCCGAGGAGGCGGCGTCGGCTCCCCGGCGCGGCGGCGGCTACTCGGGGCTCGCCGACGGGGCGGTGCTGGATCTCGCCCGCGTGGCGCCGCAGGAGGCGCCACGCATCCCCACCGGCATCGACGAGCTGGACCGCGCCCTCGGCGGCGGCCTGGTGCGGGGCTCGGTGGTCCTCATCGGCGGCGACCCCGGGATCGGCAAGTCGACCCTCCTCCTGCAGGCCTGCGCGGCGCTTGCCGCCGGCACCCCCACCCTCTACGTCACGGGCGAGGAGTCGCCCGCCCAGGTGGCCCTGCGGGCGCAGCGCCTGGGGCTGGCCCCGGCGGGGCTGCGCCTGCTCGCCGAGACCCGCCTGGAGGCGATCCTGGAGGCGGCGCGGCGCGAGCGGGCGGGGGTGCTGGTGGTGGACTCGATCCAGACCGTGCACACCGAGGCGCTGCAGTCGGCGCCTGGCTCGGTGGGGCAGGTGCGCGAGTGCGCGGCGGAGCTGGTGCGGCTGGCCAAGGGCGCGGGCTGCGCGGTCTTCCTGGTGGGGCACGTGACCAAGGAGGGGCAGCTCGCCGGCCCCCGGGTGCTGGAGCACATGGTGGACACGGTGCTCTATTTCGAGGGCGATGCCGGCGGGCGGCTGCGCGTGGTGCGCGCGGTCAAGAACCGCTTCGGCGCGGTCAACGAGCTCGGCGTCTTCGCCATGACCGACCGCGGCCTGCGTCCGGTGGGCAACCCCTCGGCGATCTTCCTCTCGCGCCCGGAGCACGCCGCACCCGGCAGCGTCGTCACGGTGACCCGCGAGGGCACGCGGCCGCTGCTGCTGGAGGTGCAGGCGCTGGTGGAGGAGGCCCACGGGGGGCCGGCGCGCCGCCTCGCCGTGGGCGTCGACCCCAACCGCATCAACCTGCTGCTGGCGGTGCTCCACCGCCACGGCGGCATCCCCCTCTACGACCGCGACGTCTTCGTCAACGTCGTCGGCGGGGTGCGCGTGGCGGAGACGGCGGCCGATCTCGCGGTGGTCGCGGCGGCGGTCTCGAGCCTGCGCGACCGGGCGCTGCCGCGCGACCTGGTGGTCTTCGGGGAGGTGGGCCTCGCCGGGGAGATCCGGCCCGTGCCGGGCGGGCCGGAGCGGCTGCGCGAGGCGGCCAAGCACGGCTTCCGCCGCGCCGTGGTGCCGAAGG